One Triticum dicoccoides isolate Atlit2015 ecotype Zavitan chromosome 5B, WEW_v2.0, whole genome shotgun sequence genomic window carries:
- the LOC119311140 gene encoding DNA damage-binding protein cmr1-like: MAEDGLNDYERLRQENIRRNQEKLAPLRRKADELSAAIRLAKPKRPYQARPKPTAPTGPVRSSGRARGVAPDNLPPDLRSTRLAPSLASSILGVAPPEGAKVRAAGDFDAGRDMVLMPAHARKVMPCCIVSMRVLPLADRTVVAAGDRMGNIGYWDVDGVSEDADGVFRYWPHKGPVLAIVAHQAAPHKVYSSSHQGDICLMDFEEEKYSIIHLWEWPVYSLCQAQNSVGCLYFGDGKGGLTLSDERVGKVLTTWDVHEDRINSIDFHPEKPHMLATSSTDRTACIWDVRNIKTKEPDSLKVFKLNNSAQSAYFSPSGRMLAVTSSSICGTVQVFSMDDFEKLHTVEYNDQKGCWPSKSKVIWGWNDTDLYAGNRSKGIDIISVDVNDSGLSVQNSSCLRSEHMTCIPHQFSAHPYKVGYLACSSSSSNVFLWTRT; the protein is encoded by the exons ATGGCGGAGGACGGCCTCAACGACTACGAGCGCCTTCGCCAGGAGAACATCCGCCGCAACCAGGAAAAGCTCGCCCCCCTCCGCCGCAAGGCCGACGAGCTCTCCGCCGCCATCCGGCTCGCCAAACCTAAGCGGCCGTATCAGGCCAGGCCCAAGCCCACGGCCCCGACCGGCCCCGTCCGCTCCTCCGGCCGCGCCCGCGGCGTCGCCCCCGACAACCTCCCCCCGGATCTCAGAAGCACCCGCCTCGCGCCCTCGCTCGCCTCCTCCATCCTCGGGGTTGCCCCGCCGGAGGGGGCCAAGGTTCGTGCGGCGGGCGATTTCGATGCTGGGAGGGACATGGTGCTGATGCCCGCGCACGCGAGGAAGGTGATGCCCTGTTGCATAGTGTCGATGCGGGTCCTTCCGCTCGCCGACCGGACCGTGGTGGCGGCGGGCGACAGAATGGGGAATATTGGGTACTGGGACGTCGACGGTGTCTCGGAGGATGCAGATGGGGTGTTCCGTTATTGGCCACACAAGGGCCCTGTGTTAGCAATCGTGGCGCACCAGGCGGCACCACACAAG GTTTACAGCTCTAGCCATCAGGGTGATATTTGTCTTATGGACTTTGAGGAGGAAAAGTACAGTATCATCCATTTATGGGAGTGGCCTGTTTATTCGCTTTGTCAAGCGCAGAATAGTGTCGGATGCCTATATTTTGGTGATGGAAAAGGTGGCCTGACACTTTCTGATGAGCGCGTGGGTAAGGTGTTAACTACATGGGATGTGCATGAGGACAGAATCAACTCAATAGATTTTCATCCGGAGAAGCCACATATGCTTGCTACCAGTTCAACGGATCGAACAGCCTGTATATGGGATGTGAGAAATATAAAAACGAAGGAGCCAGATAGCCTGAAGGTTTTCAAACTTAACAATTCTGCTCAGTCAGCTTATTTCTCACCTAGTGGCCGCATGTTAGCAGTAACAAG CTCCAGCATTTGTGGTACTGTCCAAGTATTTAGCATGGATGACTTTGAAAAGTTGCATACTGTGGAGTATAATGACCAGAAAGGCTGTTGGCCTTCTAAATCCAA GGTTATCTGGGGCTGGAACGACACCGACCTATATGCTGGAAACAGAAGCAAGGGAATAGACATTATCTCAGTTGATGTCAATGACAGTGGCCTCTCGGTTCAGAACAGCTCATGTCTTAGGAGTGAACACATGACATGCATTCCACACCAGTTTTCTGCACACCCATATAAAGTTGGCTATCTTGCCTGTTCAAGCTCCAGCAGCAATGTCTTCCTTTGGACCAGAACTTAA